In Mycobacterium sp. Aquia_213, the sequence GGCTGACGCCGGCTAGCTCGTACGACAGAGTCCGGCCATCCTGGTATTGCCCGGGCCGGAGGCGCGCGCACCAACCCGGGACAGCAGGGCCATGAATGTTGATGAAATAAGAAAACTGGCCAGAGCTTGTGGCTCTGACCAGCATCTTCTTGTGGAGCTGCCGGGAATCGAACCCGGGTCCTACGGCATTCCCTCAAGGCTTCTCCGTGCGCAGTTCGCTATGCCTCTACTCGGATCTCCTGATCACGCGAACTAGCCAGGATGACGATCCCAGTCGCTGTTTGATGTCCCCACGGGTCCCGCGACCGAACCCGTGGGTGGGTCCCTCTAGCTGATGCCAGGGTCCGGGCCGAGGGCGCTCCCGGTCTGACAGACACGCAATCGCTTAGGCAGCGAGAGCGTAGTCGCGCTGATGAGAATCGGCGCTTATAAGGTTGCAACGACGCTTACGGTGGTCTCTTGCCTGCACCGGCACGCTTCCCTTGATTCGATGCGCGAAGTCGAAACCGTTCAGCCCCTTGTCTTGTGTTTTCGCGCTCTATCTTTTTGCACCCACCGCTTTTCGGCAGGACACTCCATTGTACGGCCCTACCAACCAGCGGCAACGGAATTATCTTCCCGTGCCAGGCTGCGGTCAGATCACGAAGTTCAGCCGCTCGACGATCCGTGCCGCGACGTCCCTGTCACCAGCGAGTTCGACGTCTTGCGGGCGCGCGGGGCACATCGGGCGCCCGCCGGCGAGCCGGGTGAACTGCAGCGCGTCCACCCGCACGGTGGCGGTCGGCTCCTGCTCGCCGAAATCAGCCACCACCTGGGCGCGCCCGTCGACAGTGACGCGGATGCTGCGCGCCAGCGGACCGGTCAGGTCGAAATGGATGCGGGAACCGTCGGGCGCTTTGGCGAGTTTGCCGACGACGAAGCCCAGGGTGGCAGCGACCTCATCCAGCGATAGCCGCGACGCCGCCCCGGCCAGCTCCGCATCCGAGGACGGCCGCTGAATCGCCAGGCGGATGTCTTGCTCGTGCATCCAGCAGTCGAAGACCCGGATCCGCATGAACCGTCCATAACTCTCCGGCCCCGCGGGCGTGATCGTCTCGGTGTTCCAGGTTTCCTCGGACATGTCCTGCAGGACCTTGCGGCGACCTTCGGT encodes:
- a CDS encoding maleylpyruvate isomerase family mycothiol-dependent enzyme, producing MATRVVTILDKSDVLNGLFAVWDSIDALLAGLPEAQWRAATPLPGWDVQGVVSHIIGTESFLAGIAAPEPDIDVKALDHVRNDIGAMNECWVRHLGTQSSGSVLEQFRVVTEGRRKVLQDMSEETWNTETITPAGPESYGRFMRIRVFDCWMHEQDIRLAIQRPSSDAELAGAASRLSLDEVAATLGFVVGKLAKAPDGSRIHFDLTGPLARSIRVTVDGRAQVVADFGEQEPTATVRVDALQFTRLAGGRPMCPARPQDVELAGDRDVAARIVERLNFVI